In the Dioscorea cayenensis subsp. rotundata cultivar TDr96_F1 chromosome 12, TDr96_F1_v2_PseudoChromosome.rev07_lg8_w22 25.fasta, whole genome shotgun sequence genome, one interval contains:
- the LOC120273470 gene encoding reticulon-like protein B12: MGSSPPPQYFGRQRSLHNILGGGNVADVILWRRRSVTISILLGTVAAWVVFQMSGYTFLSFVSNVLLLLLSILFVWAKAAGLLNRPPPPIPKLQLSEAVIKTAADFVYSHMNMVLSATYKIALGKDTNLFYRVAGCLWLISFVGGLTDFLTLGYTGLLAVLTIPVLYEKYESYVERYVNIACMELRHRYESYTKHLNKVKNWILEKKEKLG, translated from the exons ATGGGATCTTCCCCTCCACCTCAATATTTTGGGAGGCAGCGATCTCTCCATAACATCCTCGGTGGAGGAAATG TTGCAGATGTGATTCTTTGGAGGAGGAGAAGTGTGACAATCAGTATATTGCTTGGCACTGTTGCTGCTTGGGTGGTCTTCCAGATGTCTGGCTACACTTTCTTATCATTTGTGTCCAACGTTTTGCTTCTTTTGTTGTCCATCCTCTTTGTCTGGGCAAAGGCTGCTGGGCTACTCAACAG GCCACCCCCACCTATCCCAAAGCTACAGCTTTCAGAGGCTGTTATAAAAACAGCAGCAGATTTTGTGTATTCTCATATGAACATGGTACTGTCTGCAACCTATAAGATTGCGCTTGGAAAAGACACAAACCTCTTCTACAGAGTAGCTGGATGCTTATGGCTGATTTCTTTTGTTGGTGGTCTTACTGATTTTCTTACTCTTGGATACACTG GTCTTCTCGCTGTCCTGACGATCCCTGTGCTTTATGAGAAGTATGAAAGTTATGTTGAGAGATATGTGAACATCGCCTGCATGGAATTGCGGCATCGGTATGAGAGCTATACAAAGCATTTAAACAAGGTTAAGAATTGgattttggagaagaaggaaaaacTAGGCTGA
- the LOC120273473 gene encoding uncharacterized protein LOC120273473 gives MNFKNLDDFWAFYVSQHSKALTRRLHFMGTLSGLLCLLSSLLCRRWILLLPAPIIGYALAWYSHLFVEGNVPATFGHPLWSFLCDLKMFAFMLSGRMDKEIKRLGKRPLL, from the coding sequence ATGAATTTCAAGAATCTGGACGACTTCTGGGCATTCTATGTGAGCCAGCACTCGAAAGCCTTGACGCGGCGGCTACACTTCATGGGCACCCTCTCGGGCTTGCTGTGCCTGCTGAGCTCGCTGTTGTGCCGGCGCTGGATCCTGCTCCTTCCCGCACCCATCATCGGCTACGCCCTGGCCTGGTACAGCCACCTTTTCGTTGAAGGCAACGTTCCCGCTACGTTTGGCCATCCCCTCTGGTCTTTCCTTTGCGATCTCAAGATGTTCGCTTTTATGCTTTCCGGCCGGATGGACAAGGAGATCAAGCGACTTGGCAAGCGCCCTCTTCTCTAG
- the LOC120273332 gene encoding LOW QUALITY PROTEIN: uncharacterized protein LOC120273332 (The sequence of the model RefSeq protein was modified relative to this genomic sequence to represent the inferred CDS: inserted 3 bases in 2 codons; deleted 2 bases in 2 codons), with the protein MASGQDSAGTTLMDLITSHPSEVAATSTSSNSPAPSSTLGKPTTTGWKXPKRASLMQIQNDTIAVAKALNPVKAIPQRQNRKPVSYAQLARSIHELAATSDQKASQKRLLHHVFPKLAVYNSVDPSLAPSLLMLHQQCEDRNILRYVYYYLARILSDSDAHGLSPGGGIPTPNWDALAGIDAVGGVTRADVVPRILGQLTSEASNADVEFHARRLAALKALTSASASDSDVVAKLYEIVFDILEKVGDTKQKRKKGIFGKQGGDKESSIRSNLQYAAISAVRRLPLDPGNPXFLHRAIQGVSFADPIGVRHALAIISDIATRDSYSVAMAFELESLHNLEEAAMFADLIQICNRKVKSYNKMEEFEENPDLFPSLLGCLHASKWILFGTAVEKLSACLHAAAVSCSGNGKEQGSSAYAERYGHTVDLNFTHLRQMQSQLIQDQMMAHQTEGFQSPLILIYMGSGSDTSCRLPTRVPLKHLRCFKATDMAVTLLENMQEYFPQKPLEKLMPSDAAYGMSGMPSAVRIINCGIMRFIVLDFRFRSSEAALSYFHNSLLNTGISLASLELDLMEKHSIGSSYYNRGFKASDPKSALALQRLVQAATQIKWLAAASSRIPTLAGALTRLQRCAFSGSWEVRIVAAQALITIAIRSGEPYGLQVYEFCMLLAQVWVQTQFSELQLSNGEDQGASGTGLGSLICPMLNVLDEMYRAQDDLIRDMRNHDNNKQEWTDEELKQLYETHEKLLDLVSLFCFVPRAKYLPLGPTSAKLIDIYRNRHNINASAGLNDPAVAMGISDLVYESNVTHKEPNSIDPELAMAWAAGLDDGLLGSNAPAMDRVNEFLAGAGTDAPDVDDENITSRPSVTYNDMWAKELLESYEVEEDDGRSSGTSSPESTGSVETSISSHFGGMNYPSLFSSRPSGYGISQQSESKSTSRFGSSSAFEGRESPVREEPPSYSTSVMQRFESFENPLAGLGGQSFNKREDEESTGNPQFGKALYDFTAGGEDELSLDAGEEVEIDYEVDGWYYVKKKRPGRDGRMAGLVPVLYVSS; encoded by the exons ATGGCCTCCGGCCAGGATTCCGCTGGGACGACGCTGATGGATCTCATCACATCGCATCCCTCTGAAGTCGCTGCTACCAGCACTTCGTCCAACTCCCCGGCTCCCTCCTCCACGCTTGGCAAGCCCACGACCACGGGCTGGAA CCCAAAGAGGGCTTCTCTGATGCAGATCCAGAATGATACCATCGCCGTAGCCAAGGCCCTCAACCCAGTCAAAGCCATTCCACAACGACAAAATAGGAAG CCTGTTTCATACGCTCAACTGGCACGTAGTATCCATGAGCTTGCCGCAACATCAgatcag AAAGCCTCCCAGAAGCGGTTGTTGCATCATGTGTTCCCTAAACTTGCTGTATACAACTCAGTGGATCCTTCTTTAGCTCCATCTCTCCTCATG CTTCATCAACAATGTGAGGACAGGAATATTTTACGTTATGTTTACTACTATTTGGCTAGAATTTTGTCAGACAGTGATGCACATGGACTAAGTCCTGGTGGTGGGATACCCACTCCTAACTGGGACGCACTTGCCGGCATTGATGCTGTTGGAGGGGTCACCAGGGCAGATGTTGTACCAAGAATATTAGGCCAACTTACTTCTGAGGCCTCGAACGCTGATGTCGAAT TTCATGCACGAAGGCTTGCAGCCTTGAAGGCCCTCACTTCAGCGTCAGCTAGCGATTCGGATGTTGTGGCTAAGTTGTATGAAATTGTGTTTGACATTCTTGAGAAG GTTGGagatacaaaacaaaaacgTAAGAAGGGCATTTTTGGCAAGCAAGGTGGTGACAAGGAG TCTAGCATACGCTCTAATTTGCAGTATGCTGCTATTAGTGCC GTAAGAAGACTTCCGCTAGATCCTGGTAACC CATTCCTCCATCGGGCTATACAAGG GGTTTCATTTGCGGACCCTATTGGTGTAAGACATGCCCTGGCAATCATCTCAGATATAGCCACAAGAGATTCATATTCTGTTGCTATGGCCTTTGAGTTA gaaAGCTTGCACAACCTGGAG GAAGCAGCTATGTTTGCTGACCTCATACAAATCTGCAATCGGAAAGTTAAAAGTTATAATAAAATGGAAGAATTTGAGGAAAACCCAGACTTGTTTCCCTCTCTTCTCGGTTGCTTGCATGCGTCAAAATGGATCCTCTTT GGTACCGCAGTAGAG AAGCTCTCGGCCTGCCTGCATGCTGCAGCTGTGAGTTGTTCAGGAAATGGGAAAGAGCAGGGCAGCAGCGCTTATGCCGAGCGCTATGGGCACACGGTTGATCTCAACTTTACACATCTTCGACAAATGCAGAGTCAATTGATTCAAGATCAAATGATGGCTCATCAAACGGAAGG CTTCCAGAGCCCTCTTATCCTTATCTATATGGGCAGTGGTAGCGATACTAGTTGCAGGCTGCCTACTAGGGTTCCTCTGAAGCA TTTGCGCTGCTTTAAG GCAACAGACATGGCTGTCACCTTGCTTGAGAATATGCAAGAATATTTCCCACAAAAGCCCCTGGAAAAATTGATGCCGAGTGATGCTGCATATGGAATGAGTGGGATGCCA AGTGCAGTAAGAATAATTAATTGTGGCATAATGAGGTTCATTGTGTTGGATTTTCGTTTTAGATCTTCTGAAGCTGCATTAAGCTATTTCCATAATAGTCTTCTGAATACAGGAATTTC ACTTGCCTCGTTGGAGCTGGACCTGATGGAAAAACACAGCATTGGAAGCAGTTACTATA ATAGGGGTTTTAAAGCATCTGATCCAAAGTCAGCTCTGGCACTGCAGAGACTGGTGCAGGCTGCA ACACAGATAAAATGGTTAGCTGCCGCTAGTTCTCGAATCCCTACTCTTGCTGGTGCACTCACTCGACTTCAAAGGTGTGCATTTAGTGGGAGCTGGGAG GTACGGATTGTTGCTGCTCAAGCTCTCATAACCATAGCAATTAGATCTGGAGAGCCTTACGGTTTGCAG GTATATGAATTTTGCATGCTTTTAGCACAAGTGTGGGTGCAAACTCAATTTTCAGAATTGCAACTTAGTAATGGGGAAGATCAAGGTGCTAGCGGTACCGGTCTTGGATCTTTAATTTGTCCAATGTTAAATGTCCTTGATGAAATGTACAGAGCACAAGATGATTTGATTAG AGATATGCGTAACCATGATAACAACAAGCAAGAATGGACAGATGAAGAACTCAAGCAACTTTACGAGACACACGAGAAACTTCTTGATCTGGtgtctttgttttgttttgttccaCGAGCAAAATATCTTCCCCTTGGCCCTACAAG CGCCAAGCTCATTGACATTTATCGGAACCGGCATAATATTAACGCATCAGCTGGATTGAATGACCCTGCTGTAGCTATGGGGATATCTGACCTTGTATATGAATCAAATGTAACGCATAAAGAACCCAATTCAATTGATCCTGAATTAGCGATGGCATGGGCTGCAGGACTTGATGATGGCCTTTTAGGAAGCAATGCTCCAGCAATGGATCGG GTGAATGAATTTCTTGCTGGTGCTGGAACAGATGCGCCTGATGTGGATGATGAGAATATCACCTCTCGGCCATCAGTTACTTACAATGACATGTGGGCTAAGGAGCTTCTTGAAAGTTATGAAGTGGAG gAAGATGATGGAAGGTCATCTGGAACATCCTCTCCTGAGTCTACTGGCTCTGTTGAAACTTCTATCTCATCCCATTTTGGTGGCATGAATTACCCATCCTTGTTCAGCTCACGTCCGTCTGGCTATGGGATTTCGCAACAATCG GAGAGCAAGTCCACCAGCAGGTTTGGTTCATCTTCAGCTTTTGAGGGGAGGGAATCTCCG GTCAGAGAAGAACCTCCATCATACTCAACATCTGTCATGCAGAGATTTGAATCATTTGAAAATCCTTTAGCTGGCTTAGGTGGCCAGAGTTTTAACAAGCGTGAAGATGAGGAAAGCACAGGGAATCCACAGTTTGGAAAAGCTTTATATGACTTCACTGCAGGTGGTGAGGATGAG CTGAGCCTGGATGCAGGAGAAGAGGTTGAGATTGATTATGAGGTCGATGGTTGGTACTAT GTAAAGAAGAAAAGACCTGGGAGAGATGGAAGAATGGCTGGATTGGTTCCAGTTCTTTATGTCAGCTCTTGA